The genomic window AAAAGGAAGCAGCCTCAGTAAACCTGTGAGGGAGTTTTTTGAACCCCGCTTGGGTGTTGATTTGGGTAATGTGAAAGTTCATACGGGCCCAAAGGCCAATACTTTAGCTCGTTCGGTGAATGCCCGGGCTTTTACTTATCAGAATCAGATTGTTTTTGGTAAAGGCCAGTATCAGCCGGGAACAACCGAGGGGAATAAGCTGATTGGCCATGAATTGGTGCATACGGTGCAGCAGAGCGGTGGTGTGCAGCGGCAGATGGATGGGGTTGTGCAGCGGGATGTTAGTACGCGGATTGAATATGATAATGACACCCTTTTAACAGATACAACTTCTATTTCGTTATATTATCATCCTGGGAGAGATTGGCTTTATTCAGATGTTGAGTTAAGGGCAATGGGGGATTACGATTATTCATATTATACACCAGTTATCTCCAATGTTAATTGCATAGGTTTTTATAAGCATAAAAATATTGCCACAGATCAGTATAATTTATCTTGTCCATTGCCTGAGTATACATATTGCTATATTCTAAAACCGACTGCAACTCAATGGGACATTATAAAAGAACAGATGCACGATCCTGTTATTGGTCGTCGATTATATTCATATTGTATACACCCATTCTTAGAGGCTGCAGTCGCTGCATTACCTGAAACACGCGAATATAGACCAGGTAGTAGTGTTATTCAACGTCATTATCAAATGTTTGGAGTAATCGATGAGGCTGATATCAGGCTTTTTATGAATAAATTTCTAGGTGTAGGTGGTTATGTTTCCAGTAAACAAGATACAAACCCAGAATTCGATTTTCCTGATGTTTTAATGTCTAACGCTCAAGATGATGTATTAGCACTTTTTTTGGGCAAATATATGCATTTGGCAATAAGCAATGAAAATTTAGAGCAAGAAGATTTGTATGATTTT from Candidatus Delongbacteria bacterium includes these protein-coding regions:
- a CDS encoding DUF4157 domain-containing protein; this encodes KGSSLSKPVREFFEPRLGVDLGNVKVHTGPKANTLARSVNARAFTYQNQIVFGKGQYQPGTTEGNKLIGHELVHTVQQSGGVQRQMDGVVQRDVSTRIEYDNDTLLTDTTSISLYYHPGRDWLYSDVELRAMGDYDYSYYTPVISNVNCIGFYKHKNIATDQYNLSCPLPEYTYCYILKPTATQWDIIKEQMHDPVIGRRLYSYCIHPFLEAAVAALPETREYRPGSSVIQRHYQMFGVIDEADIRLFMNKFLGVGGYVSSKQDTNPEFDFPDVLMSNAQDDVLALFLGKYMHLAISNENLEQEDLYDFVHDVMDTPLFGGGYLNKDELATSMMQNIFAFAVTTATKTILEGDVDEIGKMEITINNCGEAIGSISRICKKIDEKNIETAGNIFDFVWGLMPFSNVIDKIGVELFKAIAEATLDAFKDKVKGVFLNCIPLLGEGKEIEPLRRAFRNMFLGENKLVQFNESRDRYTAASNAVDKFITGTNANAKD